The following coding sequences are from one Calditrichota bacterium window:
- a CDS encoding deoxyribonuclease IV — translation MNKDENILLGAHVSVAAGVHLAPQRGQEIGCTAIQIFTRNQRQWTSPPLSDDEVGQYFESLKNTDIRSVVAHSSYLINLASPDKNQLQKSRESFILELDRAERLKLDGYIFHPGAHKGAGEKSGMKRVTEQLNLILAERPDHKTKILLETTAGQGTSLGHSFEQLAEMISGTTQPERLGVCLDTCHIFAAGYDFRRREQYEKMMADFDRIIGLNKLAAIHVNDSKTGFGSHVDRHELIGKGEIGLQAFAFIMNDQRLGQVPKIIELPGGPNSDRENLRILKGLRK, via the coding sequence TTGAATAAAGACGAGAATATTTTACTCGGCGCTCACGTTTCCGTCGCCGCCGGCGTGCATTTGGCGCCGCAGAGAGGCCAGGAGATCGGCTGTACTGCAATTCAAATTTTCACCAGAAATCAGCGCCAGTGGACATCACCGCCGCTTTCCGATGACGAGGTCGGGCAGTATTTCGAATCACTGAAAAATACCGACATTCGCAGCGTTGTGGCGCACAGCAGTTATTTAATTAATCTGGCTTCGCCCGACAAAAATCAATTGCAAAAATCGAGGGAATCTTTTATTTTAGAGCTCGACCGCGCCGAGCGACTGAAATTGGACGGCTACATTTTTCATCCGGGCGCTCATAAAGGCGCAGGGGAAAAATCCGGCATGAAGCGCGTGACCGAGCAGTTGAATCTCATTCTGGCGGAGAGACCAGATCACAAAACAAAAATTTTGTTGGAAACGACCGCCGGTCAGGGCACTTCGCTGGGGCACAGTTTCGAGCAATTGGCTGAAATGATCAGCGGAACCACGCAGCCGGAGCGGCTCGGCGTTTGTCTGGATACGTGCCACATTTTTGCGGCTGGCTATGATTTTCGCAGGCGGGAGCAGTACGAGAAAATGATGGCTGATTTTGATCGCATCATCGGACTGAACAAACTTGCGGCAATTCATGTCAACGATTCAAAAACTGGATTCGGCTCGCACGTGGATCGGCACGAACTCATCGGAAAAGGAGAAATCGGACTGCAAGCCTTCGCTTTTATCATGAACGATCAGCGTCTGGGGCAGGTGCCGAAGATTATTGAATTGCCCGGCGGGCCTAATAGCGACAGAGAAAATTTGCGAATTTTAAAAGGTTTAAGGAAATAG
- a CDS encoding glucose 1-dehydrogenase gives MKEMGIQGKIAIITGASSGMGKETALLFAEEKAKVMITARDEKRLQEVAAQIRKNGGEVEIFPADVTDAGGREKLVQATVEKFGGIDILVNAAGIIATGTVENTSLADWDYMMDINLRSVFHLMQLALPSLIEREGNIVNVSSVTGLRAFPGVLSYCVSKAGVDQLTRCAALELASKKVRVNAVNPGVTVTELHRRGGMDEKAYQAFLGHSKTTHPIGRVGEPREIAELILFLASPHASWITGVSYSIDGGRAQTCAR, from the coding sequence ATGAAAGAGATGGGCATTCAAGGAAAAATTGCTATTATCACCGGGGCTAGCAGCGGCATGGGAAAGGAAACAGCGCTGCTTTTTGCTGAAGAAAAGGCAAAAGTGATGATCACTGCCCGCGATGAAAAACGATTGCAGGAAGTCGCAGCGCAAATTCGAAAAAATGGGGGAGAAGTGGAAATTTTTCCGGCTGACGTCACGGATGCTGGCGGTCGGGAAAAATTGGTTCAGGCCACGGTAGAAAAATTTGGCGGGATTGATATTTTAGTGAATGCAGCGGGAATTATCGCGACGGGAACTGTTGAAAATACTTCGCTTGCAGACTGGGACTACATGATGGATATCAATTTACGCTCTGTTTTTCATTTGATGCAGTTGGCGCTGCCTTCTCTGATTGAGCGGGAAGGAAATATCGTCAATGTTTCCAGTGTGACCGGATTGCGCGCTTTTCCGGGAGTACTTTCCTACTGCGTGAGTAAAGCCGGCGTCGATCAACTTACTCGATGCGCAGCGCTCGAACTGGCATCCAAAAAAGTCCGCGTAAATGCCGTAAATCCCGGTGTGACAGTTACGGAATTGCATCGCCGCGGCGGCATGGACGAAAAAGCATATCAGGCATTTTTGGGGCACAGCAAAACAACACATCCCATTGGCAGGGTCGGCGAACCGAGAGAAATCGCGGAATTAATTTTATTCTTGGCGTCTCCCCATGCGAGCTGGATCACCGGCGTAAGTTACAGCATCGACGGCGGCAGAGCGCAGACGTGTGCAAGGTAA
- a CDS encoding RNA polymerase sigma factor RpoD/SigA produces the protein MKRKKQVSQPHEVLSNYLHDIDQIPMLSEKEEIKLAERIKKGDQHALDKLVNANLKFVVFVAKDYKNRGLPFDELICEGNVGLMEAAKRYDSKRGVKFISYAVWWIRQSILRALANNSRIVRLPVNHVWALQKMVNTVETLEQTLGRSPELEEVAHAMEISPQKLSKSLKYWGREMSLEDSTYPGEESLSLLEKISSDEFVEPSRNLLDESLKLDVKMTLDTLTDIEASIIRFYYGIGTERPLTLLEIGKKLNLSRERIRQIRDRAIRKLRYLHRRERLQGYLG, from the coding sequence ATGAAGAGAAAAAAGCAGGTAAGCCAGCCCCATGAGGTGCTTTCCAATTATCTCCATGATATCGACCAAATTCCGATGTTGTCGGAAAAGGAGGAAATCAAACTCGCCGAACGTATCAAAAAAGGCGACCAGCACGCGCTGGACAAATTAGTTAATGCTAATCTCAAATTTGTCGTTTTTGTTGCCAAAGATTACAAGAATCGCGGTTTGCCATTTGACGAGTTGATTTGCGAAGGCAACGTCGGGTTGATGGAAGCGGCGAAAAGATACGACAGCAAGCGCGGCGTGAAATTTATCAGTTACGCGGTGTGGTGGATTCGGCAGTCCATTTTGCGCGCTCTTGCCAACAACTCCCGTATCGTCAGACTGCCGGTGAATCATGTCTGGGCATTGCAGAAAATGGTTAACACCGTGGAAACATTGGAACAAACTTTAGGGCGTTCGCCAGAATTGGAAGAGGTCGCCCATGCAATGGAAATTTCTCCGCAGAAACTCTCTAAAAGTTTGAAATACTGGGGCCGAGAAATGTCGCTGGAAGATTCAACATATCCCGGAGAAGAAAGCCTGTCTCTGCTGGAAAAGATTAGCAGCGATGAGTTCGTTGAGCCCTCGCGAAATCTGCTCGACGAATCGCTAAAACTGGACGTCAAAATGACGCTGGACACGCTGACGGACATCGAAGCGAGTATTATTCGTTTTTACTACGGTATCGGGACAGAGAGGCCTCTCACATTGCTGGAAATCGGAAAGAAATTAAATCTTAGTCGCGAGCGGATTCGGCAGATTCGCGATCGAGCGATTCGAAAACTGCGCTACTTACATCGACGGGAACGGTTGCAGGGATATCTTGGTTAA
- the lpdA gene encoding dihydrolipoyl dehydrogenase — MAFDLVVVGAGPGGYVAAIRASQLGMKVAVVEKEHLGGICLNWGCIPTKALLKSAELYSSMKSANKFGLKAENIDFDFSAIIRRSRQIASRMSKGVAFLFKKNNIMTFVGSAKLIDAKTVAVVKDDEQIAELTGAKVLIATGARPRSIPGIEIDHQKIITSREAMSLENLPASLIVIGAGAIGVEFAYFYQTLGCQVALVEMLPHLLPVEDEEISQQLERSFKKQKVKIFTESLVKNVKVGADDVVVSIEKNGEIVELRAEMALMAIGVQGNVENIGLEDVGVKTERSFIPVDEFYRTNVESIYAIGDVVGPPWLAHVASAEGIRAVEKMAGKDVAAVNYDAIPGCTYCQPQIASIGLTEKAAAEKGFAVKIGRFPFVANGRSLAAGESEGMVKLIYDKKTEKLLGAHVIHAEATELIGELSVIKSLGVAGHDLINTVHAHPTLSESIMEAAAAAFGEAIHV, encoded by the coding sequence ATGGCTTTCGATTTGGTTGTTGTTGGCGCCGGCCCTGGCGGCTATGTGGCCGCGATTCGTGCGTCGCAATTAGGGATGAAAGTTGCGGTTGTGGAAAAGGAACACTTAGGCGGCATCTGCCTGAATTGGGGATGCATTCCGACAAAGGCGTTGCTGAAGAGTGCAGAATTGTACTCGTCGATGAAATCAGCTAACAAATTTGGTTTGAAGGCGGAAAATATCGATTTTGATTTTTCGGCGATCATTAGGCGTAGCCGGCAGATTGCTTCGCGCATGTCGAAAGGAGTGGCTTTTTTATTCAAAAAAAATAACATTATGACGTTTGTCGGCAGCGCGAAATTGATTGACGCAAAGACAGTTGCTGTCGTGAAAGACGATGAACAAATCGCGGAATTGACAGGAGCGAAAGTTTTAATTGCCACTGGCGCCAGACCGCGGTCCATTCCGGGCATTGAAATCGATCACCAGAAAATCATCACCAGCCGCGAAGCCATGTCGCTGGAAAATCTGCCGGCGTCGCTCATCGTCATCGGCGCCGGCGCCATCGGCGTGGAGTTCGCGTATTTTTACCAGACGCTGGGTTGTCAGGTGGCATTAGTGGAGATGCTGCCGCATCTTCTGCCGGTGGAAGACGAGGAAATCTCTCAGCAGTTGGAACGTTCTTTCAAAAAACAGAAGGTGAAAATTTTCACGGAATCCCTGGTGAAAAATGTCAAAGTGGGTGCTGACGACGTGGTTGTTTCCATTGAGAAAAACGGAGAAATTGTGGAATTGCGGGCGGAGATGGCGCTGATGGCAATCGGCGTGCAGGGAAATGTTGAAAATATTGGGCTCGAAGATGTGGGCGTGAAAACGGAACGCAGTTTTATCCCGGTGGATGAATTTTACCGCACGAATGTGGAGTCGATTTACGCCATCGGCGACGTGGTGGGGCCGCCGTGGCTGGCGCACGTGGCTTCAGCCGAAGGCATCCGCGCCGTTGAAAAAATGGCGGGAAAAGATGTCGCTGCGGTGAATTACGACGCGATTCCCGGTTGTACTTATTGCCAGCCACAGATCGCCAGCATCGGTTTGACCGAAAAAGCAGCAGCGGAAAAAGGTTTTGCGGTGAAAATCGGGCGTTTCCCGTTCGTGGCAAATGGCAGGTCGCTGGCAGCCGGCGAGAGCGAGGGAATGGTCAAATTGATTTACGATAAAAAGACAGAAAAGTTATTGGGCGCGCACGTCATTCACGCCGAAGCCACGGAACTCATCGGCGAATTATCCGTTATAAAATCTCTCGGCGTTGCGGGACACGATTTGATTAACACGGTTCACGCGCATCCGACGCTTTCGGAGTCCATCATGGAAGCGGCTGCTGCGGCGTTCGGCGAGGCAATTCACGTTTAA
- the rnr gene encoding ribonuclease R — protein sequence MSIEDQLIQLFEKYPERYYKPKQLGKILKIDDRQYPAFKRKLKKLAEQGIITRHKKGKIGQGLRSYEVEGILHVKTQGYGFLITDDDKADIFISQKNMGMAFHGDRVRALLFARLRGKNQEGKVVEVLQRAHNNFVGTFRQGKYWGTVVPDNLKIHRTLYIAPEKQNGAQDGQKVVAQLLEWTDERQNPTGEIVEILGRPGDPGIDVLSIARSFDLPDIFPKKIIKEAEAIPDEIPQSEIKRRLDWRKELTFTIDPVDSKDFDDAISLKILDNGHYLLGVHIADVSYYVAPETELDRESRNRSTSVYLVDRVIPMFPERLSNEICSLKQGVDRLTFSVLIEMAKDGSVIKYDIQQSIIDSDRRFTYEEIQDLIDGKITDAKFQGTILEMFRLSKKLIQKRQERGSLDFGSHEVRIKLDDEGKPVDIVRVYQLDSHRLIEEFMVLANSIVARHVDKILKEKTGFDLPFPYRVHEKPGGEKLKDFRRFLKALGINFKSTSRVTPRMFQDLQQSLEGNERKLLVEEIMVRSMMKAKYTTKNEGHFGLALKYYTHFTSPIRRYPDLMVHRLLKQYLKDANKIPLPAEKLEKICSHATDMEIRAMEVERASVKTKQLEFMQDKVGQTFQGIISGVTSFGIFVELSDYLIEGLVHITTLDDDYYNFDEARYLLFGAYQGKTYQLGDPVTVKVLLVNPEEKIIDFELVEILKEDPYRYK from the coding sequence ATGAGCATCGAAGACCAACTCATTCAATTATTTGAAAAATATCCCGAGCGATATTACAAACCCAAGCAATTAGGAAAAATTCTTAAAATCGACGACCGCCAATATCCGGCTTTTAAACGTAAGCTGAAAAAGCTTGCAGAACAGGGCATTATCACACGCCACAAAAAAGGCAAAATCGGTCAAGGACTGCGCTCTTACGAAGTGGAGGGCATTTTACACGTCAAGACGCAGGGCTACGGTTTTCTGATTACAGACGACGACAAAGCGGATATTTTCATCAGCCAGAAGAATATGGGCATGGCATTTCACGGCGATCGGGTACGCGCTCTACTGTTCGCCCGCTTGCGCGGGAAAAATCAGGAAGGCAAAGTGGTGGAAGTTTTGCAACGCGCCCATAACAATTTTGTGGGAACATTTCGACAAGGAAAGTATTGGGGAACTGTCGTTCCCGATAATTTGAAAATTCACCGCACACTCTATATTGCTCCGGAAAAGCAAAATGGGGCCCAAGACGGCCAGAAAGTTGTCGCTCAATTGTTGGAATGGACGGACGAAAGGCAAAATCCGACCGGCGAAATCGTGGAAATTTTAGGCCGCCCCGGCGATCCGGGAATTGATGTGCTTTCCATTGCCCGATCTTTTGATTTGCCGGACATTTTTCCCAAAAAAATAATCAAAGAAGCCGAAGCCATTCCTGATGAAATTCCCCAGAGTGAAATCAAGCGACGATTGGACTGGCGTAAAGAATTGACATTCACCATTGATCCGGTTGATTCTAAAGATTTTGACGATGCGATTTCTCTCAAAATTCTGGACAACGGGCATTATCTGTTAGGCGTGCACATCGCCGATGTCAGCTATTACGTTGCGCCCGAGACAGAGCTGGATCGCGAAAGTCGGAATCGCTCTACTTCTGTCTACCTCGTGGATCGCGTGATCCCCATGTTTCCCGAACGGCTGTCAAATGAAATCTGTTCCTTGAAACAGGGAGTCGATCGGTTGACTTTCAGCGTACTCATCGAGATGGCGAAAGATGGCAGCGTGATTAAATATGACATTCAGCAATCAATCATTGACAGCGACCGCCGATTTACGTACGAAGAAATTCAGGATTTGATCGACGGCAAAATCACTGACGCCAAATTTCAGGGCACGATACTCGAAATGTTTCGTTTGAGCAAAAAATTGATTCAGAAACGCCAGGAGCGCGGCAGCCTCGATTTTGGCAGCCACGAAGTGCGCATCAAATTGGACGATGAGGGCAAACCTGTGGATATTGTTCGCGTTTATCAATTGGACAGTCACCGACTCATCGAGGAATTCATGGTACTGGCAAATTCGATCGTCGCCCGACATGTGGACAAAATTTTGAAGGAAAAGACCGGTTTTGACCTGCCTTTCCCCTATCGCGTTCACGAAAAACCCGGCGGCGAAAAGCTCAAAGACTTCCGCCGATTTCTCAAAGCGCTGGGTATTAATTTCAAATCCACATCTCGGGTGACGCCGCGCATGTTTCAAGATTTGCAGCAATCTCTGGAAGGAAACGAACGGAAACTGTTGGTAGAGGAAATCATGGTACGCAGCATGATGAAGGCAAAGTATACCACCAAAAACGAGGGGCATTTCGGTCTGGCGCTGAAATATTACACACATTTCACCTCTCCCATTCGCCGCTATCCGGATTTGATGGTGCACAGGCTGCTCAAACAATATCTCAAGGATGCCAACAAAATTCCCTTGCCAGCGGAAAAATTGGAAAAAATCTGCTCCCACGCCACTGATATGGAAATTCGCGCCATGGAAGTGGAGCGCGCTTCTGTCAAAACGAAACAGCTTGAATTCATGCAAGACAAAGTGGGACAGACCTTCCAGGGCATCATTTCCGGTGTCACGTCATTCGGTATTTTTGTTGAACTCTCAGACTATCTCATCGAAGGATTGGTGCACATCACGACGCTTGACGACGACTATTACAATTTCGACGAAGCGCGCTATCTGCTGTTCGGCGCCTATCAGGGAAAAACTTATCAACTAGGCGATCCGGTCACTGTCAAAGTTTTGCTCGTCAATCCGGAAGAAAAAATTATTGATTTTGAATTAGTCGAAATTTTGAAAGAAGATCCGTATCGGTACAAATAA
- a CDS encoding MBL fold metallo-hydrolase: protein MKVTFWGTRGSIPSPGQETIHYGGNTTCLEIELSDGTLLVFDAGTGIKKLGQHIVSNSRVGKINIFFTHSHWDHIQGFPLFAPAYSDKYEIEIYSCPPVFRNVQEILTSQMDARYFPVRFSNLKAKILFHQIEEPKFNLGAAVIECIKNNHPGGANGFKVTDHNKILVFITDNELHAPGNSSSTWEQFVDFCRGADLLIHDSHYLSDELRNAIGWGHSSYEQAFQLGIAAGAKELLFFHHDPDRTDGQIDEIVRGFRERIKKMGQKMKLDAATEGTKYRLT, encoded by the coding sequence TTGAAAGTGACATTTTGGGGTACCCGGGGGTCCATTCCGTCGCCCGGTCAAGAAACCATCCACTATGGCGGCAACACTACATGTTTGGAAATTGAATTGAGCGACGGCACATTGCTGGTTTTTGACGCCGGCACCGGGATAAAAAAATTGGGACAACATATCGTCTCAAATTCGCGAGTCGGGAAGATCAATATTTTTTTCACGCATTCTCATTGGGATCATATTCAAGGTTTTCCTTTGTTTGCTCCGGCGTATTCGGATAAATACGAGATTGAAATTTACAGTTGCCCACCGGTCTTTCGCAATGTCCAGGAAATTTTAACCAGCCAAATGGATGCGCGATATTTTCCGGTTCGCTTTAGCAATTTGAAAGCCAAAATTTTATTTCATCAGATAGAAGAGCCAAAGTTTAACCTGGGCGCGGCGGTCATCGAGTGCATAAAAAATAATCACCCCGGCGGAGCCAATGGTTTCAAAGTAACGGATCACAACAAAATTTTGGTTTTCATTACTGACAACGAATTACACGCGCCTGGGAATTCCAGTTCCACCTGGGAACAATTTGTCGATTTCTGTCGCGGCGCGGACCTGCTAATTCATGATTCGCATTATTTATCCGATGAATTGAGAAATGCCATCGGCTGGGGACATTCTTCTTACGAGCAGGCGTTTCAATTGGGAATCGCGGCGGGAGCAAAAGAATTACTTTTTTTTCACCATGATCCGGACCGCACTGATGGTCAGATCGATGAAATCGTCAGGGGTTTTCGCGAAAGAATAAAGAAAATGGGCCAAAAAATGAAACTTGACGCTGCAACTGAGGGTACAAAATATAGGTTAACTTAA
- a CDS encoding HU family DNA-binding protein, translating to MTKAEIIDKIAAVEGMPSKKVAAAAVDAVFGALTDCLKKGDSFTFQGFGTFKVMNTAARTGVNPQTGAKIQIPAGRRPKFSASKALKDALK from the coding sequence ATGACAAAAGCCGAAATTATCGATAAAATCGCTGCGGTAGAAGGAATGCCCTCTAAAAAAGTGGCTGCTGCTGCCGTCGATGCTGTCTTTGGCGCTTTAACCGATTGCCTCAAAAAAGGCGACTCTTTCACTTTTCAAGGTTTCGGTACATTCAAAGTAATGAATACCGCAGCCAGAACCGGCGTCAATCCGCAAACCGGCGCAAAAATTCAGATTCCGGCCGGAAGAAGACCGAAATTCTCGGCGAGCAAAGCTTTGAAAGACGCTCTCAAATAA